Part of the Bacillota bacterium genome is shown below.
ATATAATGACCATGGTTTTTGAGTTGGGACGCCCTGGTGCTGCTGTAATGGGTAGCACGCTAACGGGGCGTCCTTTCCTTTCATAAGATAAGGTCATTATACCTAGCAGTTGTTGGACAGGCAATACCGTCAACTTATGGGCTATATGGCTCAGCAAAAACACCATAACATTCTGGTTAACATCTAGGATCCGGCCAATCTGGCATTTTTCCGCTATGACGCCGTTGCAGAAGCATGGGAAGAGTTGAGTATCGAGGTTAATGGCCCATTTCTCCACGCTGGAGTTACTTCGCTTTGATGACGGGAGAGTTCGCTGAGCCCGTTGAACCCACAGAGCCCGATGAGCCCGTCTTACCTGAGACTGGAACAAGAATTGTTTGGCTTATCCCCTTCGGCCTGGCCCTGCTACTGGCTGGAGCTCTAATTCGGAAACGGGTAGCTGCCTAGACTTGAAAATATGCGTTTCTTTCCCAAACTCTAACCTTTAATATGCTCCCCTAGGTAAACAGATGGAACCAAAAATCTGTTTACCCGAGGGGAGCATTTTTATGTCCCCCACTTTCCACTACTCTCACTAGCCGAACCATCTGACGTAATTTGAAAAGAACCAGGATTTTCCCCTTGAGGGCAAACACCTGGTTCTGCGATCGATAATAAAGATAACCTCTGTAAGATTGGTCTTCATAGCTTTCCTTCCTTTCATTTGTTTCTTGCCCCGATTATAATAGAATCAAAACTAAGAAAGGTCGCCGGGCAGGCGACATTTAGGGAGGGGACTGCAATGCTGTCCAGAGCTATTTTAGAGGAATTAAAGCAATATATTGAAGACCATCAAGTTCAAATAACCATGAACGTGCAGCTACAGGAAGCTGACGCTATGAGCAGGGCCACGGTCCTAGAGAAAGACTCGGAACTGGATACATTTATCAAGGGACGGAAAAAGCCAGGCTTCACAAAGACCTTGCTGCAAATGATCGATGCCCAAAGCTGCAAGGACAGCGAAATTTACACCAAGGCTGGATTAGACAGGCGGCATTTCTCTAAAATCCGCTCCAACCCCGACTACCAGCCCAGCAAAAATACAGCAATTGCCCTGGCATTAGCCCTTGAACTGGACCATAATGACACTGAGACGTTGCTGGCGTCTGCGGGATATACCCTGTCTGAAAGCGAAACTTTTGACCTGATTATCACCTGGTGCATAGAAAAGGGCATATATGATCTTACAGAAGTGAACCAGGCCCTGGACTATTTCAGCCAGAAAACCATCGGGACAATTGCCTGAGACCAAGCAAACGAAGAGTCCAGGATTGCTTGCGCGGGAGATGCAGGAGGCGGTAATGTGTTGAATATAGTATGGCATGAGCAGGAGAACTCTTTTTGTCATTGGTTAAACAATCCGTCCGCTATTACAACCGAGGCAGTAACCTCCGGTTATGAAGCGAACACTCTGATACTACAGTTGAATAGCATTCCTATGTATGTGCTTAAGATCTGGAAAGAAGAGTTTCGTGTAGAAGCGAAACATCAATATGAGTTTCTAGAAAGTGCTTTAGCAGCGGGGTTACCAGTGCCAAAACCTGTTGGTTGGGGCAAAACGAATCAAGGACTAGAAGTACTCGCAACCAAATTTTCGGGCTACCCAACCGAT
Proteins encoded:
- a CDS encoding LPXTG cell wall anchor domain-containing protein produces the protein MTGEFAEPVEPTEPDEPVLPETGTRIVWLIPFGLALLLAGALIRKRVAA